In the Colwellia sp. 20A7 genome, one interval contains:
- a CDS encoding PilZ domain-containing protein, which yields MMNEEQIIEQELKKENERNYKRWYLNHKDEHLSLAIQRSGIAVKLKHPWLFGYQICQGVIKNFSVGGAGLLVPAEKKLPKKVVVVFNQIDSFTALVKYSKSINDQLKFVGLEWATKNEQERIDLVASLQTLSK from the coding sequence ATGATGAATGAAGAACAGATAATAGAACAAGAGCTGAAAAAAGAAAACGAACGCAATTATAAGCGTTGGTATTTAAATCATAAAGATGAGCATTTGTCGTTGGCAATACAACGAAGTGGTATTGCAGTTAAATTAAAGCACCCTTGGTTATTTGGTTATCAAATTTGCCAAGGAGTTATTAAAAATTTCAGTGTGGGTGGTGCAGGGTTATTGGTTCCGGCTGAAAAAAAATTACCGAAAAAAGTGGTTGTTGTTTTTAATCAAATAGACAGTTTTACTGCCTTGGTTAAATACAGTAAAAGCATTAACGACCAGTTGAAATTTGTTGGACTTGAATGGGCAACAAAAAACGAGCAAGAACGAATTGATTTAGTCGCAAGCTTGCAGACTTTATCCAAGTAA
- the flhB gene encoding flagellar biosynthesis protein FlhB, whose product MSEDSSQEKTEKPSEKRLKKARKDGQVARSKELNTAILLMTSIAGLLFFADMFYGLLLEIMHNTMILDHSILDNTKLMPIAIGNALLDMLSTLVPYLLLGFLAMWITGILPGGFVFSIGLVAPKFSKLNPIKGLGKMFGKQSLTELLKSIVKIALLSICLYTFLTQLWGQLVALQSQDLNVAISHGIELLFLAMIITVTLLLIVAAIDVPIQQHQTLSKIKMSHQEVKEERKSSDGSPEIKNRIRQIQYQQANRKIEERVPNADVIITNPTHYAVAIRYSEDKAKAPYVVAKGMDEMALRIREVARSHNKEIISLPALARAVYFSTRIDQEVPRGLYTAVAYVLTYVMQLKAYKQGRGQAPAPLPKLKIPANLQKP is encoded by the coding sequence ATGTCTGAAGATAGTTCACAAGAAAAAACAGAAAAACCTTCCGAAAAACGCTTGAAAAAAGCACGTAAAGATGGACAAGTTGCGCGTTCTAAAGAATTGAATACCGCTATTTTGTTAATGACTAGCATTGCTGGCTTACTTTTTTTTGCGGATATGTTTTATGGCTTATTGTTAGAGATAATGCATAATACGATGATTTTAGATCATAGTATTTTGGATAATACAAAACTAATGCCTATTGCGATAGGCAATGCACTTTTAGATATGCTTTCCACGTTAGTCCCTTATTTACTTTTAGGATTTTTAGCCATGTGGATTACAGGTATTCTACCCGGTGGATTTGTTTTTTCAATTGGTCTGGTAGCACCTAAGTTCAGTAAACTTAATCCGATAAAAGGTTTAGGGAAAATGTTTGGTAAACAATCATTAACCGAATTACTCAAATCAATAGTAAAAATAGCGTTGCTTAGTATTTGTTTATACACCTTTTTAACGCAGTTGTGGGGGCAACTGGTGGCTTTACAAAGCCAAGACCTCAATGTCGCTATTTCTCATGGCATAGAGTTATTATTTCTAGCAATGATTATTACGGTGACATTATTACTCATTGTTGCAGCCATTGATGTACCTATTCAGCAGCATCAAACGCTGAGTAAGATAAAGATGAGTCACCAAGAAGTAAAAGAAGAACGAAAGTCATCCGATGGTAGTCCTGAAATAAAGAATCGAATAAGGCAAATTCAATACCAGCAAGCGAATAGGAAAATAGAAGAACGAGTGCCTAATGCTGATGTAATTATAACAAATCCAACCCATTATGCTGTTGCCATTCGCTATAGTGAAGACAAAGCAAAAGCGCCTTATGTTGTGGCTAAAGGGATGGATGAAATGGCTTTACGTATTCGTGAAGTTGCTCGTAGCCACAATAAGGAAATTATTTCATTACCTGCGCTTGCACGAGCCGTTTATTTTTCAACTCGTATTGATCAAGAAGTACCAAGAGGGCTTTATACTGCAGTTGCCTATGTTTTAACGTATGTTATGCAATTAAAAGCTTACAAACAGGGGCGCGGACAAGCCCCAGCCCCATTACCTAAACTTAAAATTCCTGCAAATTTGCAGAAACCATAA
- a CDS encoding flagellar motor switch protein FliM: MKIFSPSRSKLIKAEQASKLAVLPLTLEQRIHEAAVKSAANVNLNKVIEIELAKLFNDSSFSIEVTPCSYSAIYSWFNEAPRVFVKSASFVPEDEDTYLSFDYQSANRMADLCLGGVLNPVSKKTPDDSSAADESSATDDSSAADDSSATDDSSAADDSSTTVDNSASVERSKSELSATEARICGRLLQRQIQGIQYLLFKERGSLAAEICKDKAIPNSLNHLAFKVRLILEAEVISWFIWLPVSFFSTSKVTHGHNTDAQPLSMACSHKFIVKGCVEMASKKVTLKQLKACMNGAILPIELNTPALFKLGKTTFLKGQVAEQDANLTFQITDIPEKSEL; this comes from the coding sequence ATGAAAATTTTTTCCCCGTCAAGAAGTAAGCTTATTAAAGCTGAACAAGCGAGTAAATTAGCAGTGCTGCCTTTGACTTTAGAGCAACGAATTCACGAAGCGGCTGTTAAGTCGGCTGCCAATGTAAATTTAAATAAAGTGATAGAGATTGAACTGGCGAAGTTGTTTAATGATAGTAGCTTCTCTATTGAGGTAACGCCTTGTTCGTATTCGGCTATTTACAGTTGGTTCAATGAAGCTCCTCGGGTGTTTGTGAAAAGCGCCTCTTTTGTGCCAGAGGATGAAGATACCTATTTATCGTTCGATTATCAAAGTGCTAATCGGATGGCTGACTTATGCCTAGGTGGCGTGCTAAATCCAGTAAGTAAAAAAACACCAGATGACAGTTCAGCAGCAGATGAAAGTTCAGCTACAGATGACAGTTCAGCGGCAGATGATAGTTCAGCTACGGATGACAGTTCAGCAGCAGATGATAGTTCAACTACAGTTGACAATTCAGCCTCAGTTGAGAGATCAAAGTCTGAACTTAGTGCAACTGAGGCGCGAATTTGCGGCCGTCTGTTACAAAGGCAAATACAAGGCATACAATATTTATTATTTAAAGAACGCGGTAGTCTTGCTGCAGAAATTTGCAAAGATAAAGCTATACCCAATTCATTAAACCATTTAGCATTTAAAGTGAGGCTTATTCTTGAGGCAGAGGTAATCAGTTGGTTTATTTGGTTGCCGGTTAGTTTCTTTAGTACGTCAAAAGTGACTCACGGTCACAACACAGATGCCCAGCCATTATCGATGGCTTGTAGTCATAAATTTATAGTAAAGGGCTGTGTTGAAATGGCCTCAAAAAAAGTGACATTAAAACAATTAAAAGCGTGTATGAATGGCGCTATTTTACCTATTGAATTGAATACACCAGCGCTATTTAAACTGGGTAAAACAACATTTTTAAAAGGACAGGTTGCCGAGCAAGATGCTAACCTGACATTTCAAATTACCGATATACCAGAAAAGAGTGAATTATAG
- the flhA gene encoding flagellar biosynthesis protein FlhA produces the protein MNWRSFTRPYTAIPVLLLAILAMVILPLPAWLLDTLFTFNIVLSVIVLLVAVSSKRPLDFSVFPTILLVATLMRLTLNIASTRVVLLHGHEGSDVAGRVIQAFGEVVIGGNYVVGIVVFIILMVINFLVITKGGERISEVAARFTLDAMPGKQMAIDADLNAGLIGPEQAKERRVTIAQEADFYGSMDGASKFVRGDAIAGLIILVINLLGGVSIGVFQHDLSMAEAFQRFALLTIGDGLVAQIPSLLLAVAAAIIVTRMNDAGDISETVGSQLLASPRVIFTAALIMLILGVVPGMPMFAFVSFGLPLLYAAWRLQKSSPDDGLIEAESITETISNELIALKWKDIPHVEHLSVELGFRLVYLADKSKGEELVKTLRGVRKNLSEQLGFLLPEIRIKDNLRLNPQEYKIKLAGIAVAAAQLNAKQLLALNTGDVYGQLDGELTTDPAYGLEAVWIAEEAKAKALNMGYSVVDLGTVIATHTGKVIKEHLDELFGYEDIQRLNERLKEISPGLAEALEKALPINLQLKVMRLLLREHVALGDIVTIAGTLIDSVEVTKDPILLTSDVRCALQRVLVKQVMGERDELAVYSLDEKLEQTMQSSLDQAMQSGKVALDSFPVDPNLLGQFQRTMPAIMDDMKSKGITPVLIVIPQLRPLLARYARSFTKGSLSVLSYNEVPDNVRVNIIGSLG, from the coding sequence TTGAACTGGCGTAGCTTTACTCGACCTTATACAGCAATACCTGTATTACTTTTAGCCATTTTAGCTATGGTTATATTGCCTTTACCTGCCTGGCTATTAGATACGCTATTTACTTTTAATATCGTACTTTCTGTTATTGTTTTATTAGTGGCCGTATCAAGTAAAAGGCCACTAGATTTTTCTGTCTTTCCAACCATTTTATTAGTTGCGACGTTAATGAGGCTTACGCTTAATATTGCGTCAACTCGTGTTGTTTTACTACATGGTCATGAAGGCTCAGATGTTGCCGGGCGTGTAATCCAAGCTTTTGGTGAAGTTGTTATTGGTGGTAACTATGTAGTTGGTATTGTTGTATTTATTATATTAATGGTGATCAACTTTCTAGTTATTACTAAGGGTGGAGAGCGAATATCTGAAGTTGCTGCTCGTTTTACCTTAGATGCTATGCCTGGTAAGCAAATGGCAATTGATGCCGATTTAAACGCAGGTTTAATAGGTCCTGAGCAAGCGAAAGAGCGACGTGTTACAATCGCGCAAGAAGCCGATTTTTATGGCTCTATGGATGGCGCTTCAAAGTTTGTTCGTGGTGATGCTATTGCCGGACTGATTATTTTAGTCATCAATTTACTTGGTGGTGTCAGTATTGGTGTTTTCCAGCATGATTTGAGTATGGCTGAAGCATTCCAACGATTTGCTTTATTAACCATTGGTGATGGCCTTGTAGCACAAATTCCTTCATTACTACTTGCCGTTGCTGCGGCGATTATTGTTACTAGAATGAATGATGCAGGTGATATTAGTGAAACTGTTGGTTCGCAATTATTAGCCTCTCCTCGTGTCATTTTTACTGCTGCCCTAATAATGCTGATTCTAGGTGTTGTGCCAGGTATGCCAATGTTTGCTTTTGTGAGCTTTGGTTTACCCTTATTATATGCTGCTTGGCGTTTGCAAAAATCATCACCTGACGATGGCTTAATTGAAGCTGAAAGTATTACCGAGACAATATCTAATGAACTGATCGCACTTAAATGGAAAGACATACCGCATGTTGAACATTTGTCTGTTGAGTTAGGTTTTCGACTTGTTTACCTTGCCGACAAAAGCAAAGGTGAAGAATTAGTGAAAACATTGCGAGGTGTTCGTAAAAATTTATCTGAGCAATTAGGTTTTTTGCTGCCAGAAATTAGAATTAAAGATAATCTGAGATTAAATCCACAAGAGTATAAAATCAAACTTGCTGGGATAGCGGTCGCTGCGGCGCAATTAAATGCGAAACAATTGTTAGCGCTAAATACCGGTGATGTATACGGACAACTAGATGGTGAGTTAACAACCGATCCTGCCTATGGCCTAGAGGCTGTTTGGATAGCTGAAGAGGCGAAAGCTAAGGCCTTAAACATGGGGTATTCAGTTGTTGATTTAGGCACTGTGATTGCGACTCATACTGGTAAAGTTATCAAAGAGCATCTAGATGAATTATTTGGTTATGAGGATATTCAACGCCTCAATGAGCGTTTAAAAGAGATTTCACCAGGTTTAGCTGAAGCACTTGAAAAAGCATTACCGATTAATTTACAACTGAAAGTTATGCGCTTACTTTTACGTGAGCATGTTGCTTTGGGTGATATAGTAACCATTGCAGGCACTCTTATTGATAGTGTTGAAGTAACAAAAGATCCTATTTTACTTACCTCTGATGTTCGTTGCGCACTGCAACGAGTTCTGGTGAAACAAGTGATGGGTGAACGAGATGAACTAGCCGTATATAGCTTAGACGAAAAACTAGAACAAACGATGCAAAGTTCACTTGATCAAGCAATGCAGTCAGGCAAAGTGGCATTAGATAGCTTTCCGGTGGATCCTAATTTGCTCGGCCAATTTCAACGTACAATGCCAGCTATTATGGACGATATGAAAAGTAAAGGTATTACCCCTGTACTTATAGTGATTCCACAGTTACGACCTTTATTAGCTCGTTATGCTCGTTCGTTTACCAAAGGTAGCTTAAGTGTATTATCTTATAATGAAGTACCGGATAATGTGAGAGTGAATATTATTGGATCGTTAGGTTAG
- a CDS encoding FliM/FliN family flagellar motor switch protein has translation MNDNLDAALDALDLEDIDSELTDSKPSDNMALFEGVPLTITLEVASTEITLGELSQAKQGDVLRLDKEAGQPLDVKVNGVCFAQAEVVMVDGQYGLKFINDEESSTQES, from the coding sequence ATGAATGACAATTTAGATGCTGCATTAGACGCCTTAGATTTAGAAGATATCGACAGTGAATTAACTGATAGTAAGCCAAGTGATAATATGGCTTTATTTGAAGGTGTGCCTTTAACTATTACACTTGAAGTTGCTAGTACTGAGATTACCTTAGGTGAGTTAAGCCAAGCTAAGCAAGGTGATGTTCTTCGCTTAGATAAAGAGGCGGGACAACCTTTAGATGTTAAAGTAAACGGCGTTTGTTTTGCTCAAGCTGAAGTGGTGATGGTTGATGGTCAATATGGTTTGAAATTTATCAACGACGAAGAGTCATCTACGCAGGAATCATAA
- the fliR gene encoding flagellar biosynthetic protein FliR, which translates to MNSLIELTSGDIVSWMGTMWWPFVRFSALLWSMPILDSPVVTPRSRILLSMMLSFLVAPQLPLAPAIDIFSFDAVILTVEQILFGVMMGVSLRILFEVMALVGLVLSMQMGLSMALVMDPSSGSQVALLGQIFWLMAALLFFAADGHLITLHIMTQSFTVWPIGTSIYDVDIRAILNLFGWLFASTLLLSLPGVIAMLLVNLTFGVASRAAPSLNIFVLGFPMALLMGFFCVFMTLTYTGGAFSSLTYYVLSVFNDAMG; encoded by the coding sequence TTGAACTCATTAATTGAGCTTACTAGTGGAGATATCGTTAGTTGGATGGGTACCATGTGGTGGCCATTTGTACGGTTTTCTGCATTACTTTGGTCCATGCCTATTCTTGACAGCCCAGTGGTAACACCTCGATCTAGAATTTTACTGTCGATGATGTTGTCCTTTTTAGTTGCCCCACAATTACCACTTGCTCCAGCGATTGATATTTTCTCTTTTGATGCTGTTATATTAACCGTTGAGCAAATTTTATTTGGTGTAATGATGGGTGTTTCATTACGTATTTTATTTGAAGTTATGGCCTTAGTTGGGCTTGTATTGTCAATGCAAATGGGCTTATCTATGGCACTTGTTATGGATCCCAGCAGCGGTAGCCAAGTCGCTTTATTGGGACAGATATTTTGGTTGATGGCAGCGTTACTTTTTTTTGCTGCAGATGGGCATTTAATAACCTTACATATTATGACACAAAGCTTTACGGTATGGCCGATAGGAACAAGTATTTATGATGTTGATATTCGTGCCATTCTCAATTTGTTTGGTTGGCTATTTGCTTCTACCTTGTTGTTATCTTTGCCTGGTGTTATCGCAATGTTATTAGTTAATTTAACCTTTGGTGTTGCTAGTAGAGCTGCTCCTTCTTTAAATATTTTTGTATTAGGTTTTCCAATGGCTTTGTTAATGGGCTTCTTTTGTGTATTTATGACGCTAACCTATACTGGTGGTGCTTTTTCAAGTCTGACTTACTATGTATTGTCTGTTTTTAATGATGCGATGGGCTAA
- a CDS encoding sigma-54-dependent transcriptional regulator — protein sequence MDQKYLLWFAHTKPSREIENTVSGENFKLLHTNSLPDAISYCLDLKPQLIFIDADNDQMSLVDLVTLVRRTCKNGQIISLVDSSQSELASLSLSKGGAVDFLLKPFFPEQLKLTIRNAESMKQGAEGLIAVSNKSQQLLRLANRAGQTNASVLIMGESGTGKEKLAHFIHKASARADKPFVAINCAAIPENMLESMLFGYNKGAFTGATSNQVGKFELANGGTIVLDEISELPLELQAKLLRVIQEREVERLGSHQRIKLDIRIIASCNKPLREQVEKGLFREDLFYRLDVLPLSCPTLRERSEDIIPLAKHFITKYGSEKFSFSPQAEDILLCYNWPGNVRELENVIQRAIVMARGAEIQVDDLNLPHCFQQAAKICASQLRSNKKQAEFDYIYDLLGRFKGHRKQTAEALGVSTRALRYKLAAMRENGIDIDAIA from the coding sequence ATGGATCAAAAATACCTATTGTGGTTTGCACACACAAAACCTAGTCGAGAAATTGAAAATACTGTAAGTGGTGAAAACTTTAAACTGTTACATACTAACTCACTTCCCGATGCAATTAGTTATTGTTTAGACTTAAAGCCTCAGCTGATTTTTATTGATGCTGATAATGATCAAATGTCACTCGTTGACTTAGTAACATTAGTTCGTAGAACTTGCAAAAATGGTCAAATAATATCACTTGTTGACTCCTCCCAAAGTGAGCTTGCTTCCCTGTCATTAAGTAAGGGCGGCGCAGTTGACTTTTTACTTAAACCTTTTTTTCCTGAACAGCTTAAATTAACTATCCGCAATGCTGAGTCTATGAAGCAAGGAGCAGAAGGTTTAATTGCTGTCTCTAATAAATCTCAACAATTGTTACGTTTAGCCAACCGTGCAGGGCAGACTAATGCAAGTGTGTTGATTATGGGAGAATCAGGAACGGGCAAGGAGAAATTGGCGCATTTTATTCATAAGGCGTCTGCTCGTGCAGATAAACCTTTCGTTGCTATTAATTGTGCAGCAATTCCAGAGAATATGCTTGAGTCAATGTTATTTGGCTATAACAAAGGTGCTTTCACTGGGGCTACTAGTAATCAAGTCGGTAAGTTTGAATTAGCTAACGGTGGGACGATTGTATTAGATGAAATTTCTGAATTACCATTAGAACTTCAAGCTAAGTTATTAAGAGTTATTCAAGAACGAGAAGTCGAGCGATTAGGCAGTCATCAACGTATTAAGCTTGATATTAGAATTATAGCTTCTTGTAATAAGCCGTTGCGAGAGCAAGTAGAAAAAGGTTTGTTTAGAGAAGATTTATTTTATCGTTTAGATGTTTTACCCCTTAGTTGTCCAACGCTTAGAGAGCGCTCTGAAGATATAATCCCATTAGCAAAACATTTTATTACTAAGTATGGATCAGAGAAGTTTAGTTTCAGCCCACAAGCTGAAGATATTTTACTTTGTTACAACTGGCCGGGTAATGTTCGTGAGTTAGAAAATGTGATTCAAAGAGCGATTGTCATGGCTAGAGGAGCAGAGATCCAAGTTGATGATTTGAATTTACCTCATTGTTTTCAACAAGCAGCAAAAATTTGTGCTAGCCAGTTAAGAAGTAATAAGAAACAAGCGGAATTTGATTATATATATGATTTATTAGGTCGCTTCAAAGGACACAGAAAACAGACTGCAGAGGCTCTAGGTGTTAGTACTCGTGCACTAAGATACAAACTTGCTGCTATGCGTGAAAATGGCATCGATATAGATGCAATAGCTTAA
- a CDS encoding flagellar biosynthetic protein FliQ, whose protein sequence is MTPEMAMELVASAIYTIIKMILVLIVPGLILGIIVAVIQGATSIQEQTLTFLPRMILTLLMIVFTGHWLVRTMLEWFDNLKFMIPGILG, encoded by the coding sequence ATGACCCCAGAAATGGCAATGGAGCTAGTAGCAAGTGCAATTTATACTATCATCAAAATGATTTTAGTCTTAATTGTCCCTGGTTTAATTCTTGGCATTATAGTAGCAGTTATTCAAGGTGCGACTTCTATTCAGGAACAAACACTGACTTTTTTGCCTCGAATGATATTAACGCTATTGATGATAGTCTTTACCGGGCATTGGCTTGTACGGACGATGTTAGAATGGTTTGATAATTTAAAATTTATGATTCCAGGAATACTTGGTTGA
- a CDS encoding MotY family protein, producing the protein MLNCFPQFFSFILFFSTLLFTQQSKAERNIQQTYEDSTWQVSGDSFHCQLTQTIDEYAQLSVTSKAGEPQNLSLQWLLTDREITNVQVFARRADWQPAQISPPKIMFNSSEIEQQQVYFYSGIASLLRVIKQGFWLDAIIGFGDEELRLTFANTFSDNVISKYQACRHQLAPLSWDQARDHGFEFELGERIVKKQADITFLKNLARYIALDPNVEKVMIDGHTDDVGSPLANRLLSKERADDVAARLVEFGLSENMLEVRAHGQRYPVANNSTILGKSSNRRVLVRLFRRSN; encoded by the coding sequence ATGTTAAATTGTTTCCCTCAATTTTTTAGTTTTATTCTATTTTTTTCAACCTTATTATTTACGCAGCAAAGTAAAGCAGAGCGTAACATTCAACAAACCTACGAAGACAGCACTTGGCAAGTCAGTGGTGATTCTTTTCATTGTCAGTTAACACAAACCATTGATGAGTACGCACAGCTGAGTGTAACATCTAAAGCAGGTGAGCCTCAAAACTTGAGTCTTCAGTGGTTATTAACTGATCGCGAAATTACCAATGTGCAAGTGTTTGCACGCCGAGCAGATTGGCAACCAGCACAAATATCACCTCCTAAGATAATGTTTAATTCATCTGAAATAGAACAGCAACAAGTTTATTTTTACTCAGGCATTGCCTCGTTATTACGAGTGATTAAACAAGGTTTTTGGCTTGATGCTATTATTGGCTTTGGTGATGAAGAGTTACGTTTAACGTTTGCAAATACGTTTAGTGATAATGTGATTTCAAAGTATCAAGCTTGTCGTCACCAGCTTGCGCCATTATCGTGGGATCAAGCACGAGATCATGGTTTTGAATTTGAATTGGGTGAGCGAATAGTAAAAAAACAGGCAGACATTACTTTTTTAAAAAATTTAGCGCGATATATAGCATTAGATCCTAACGTTGAAAAAGTCATGATAGATGGCCATACTGATGATGTAGGTTCACCACTGGCAAATAGATTGCTTTCTAAAGAACGAGCAGATGATGTAGCTGCTCGTTTAGTCGAATTTGGCTTGTCAGAAAATATGCTAGAAGTGCGTGCACATGGTCAGCGTTATCCTGTTGCTAACAATAGTACAATTCTTGGGAAATCTTCAAATCGACGAGTATTAGTTCGTTTATTTAGACGCTCAAATTGA
- the fliP gene encoding flagellar type III secretion system pore protein FliP (The bacterial flagellar biogenesis protein FliP forms a type III secretion system (T3SS)-type pore required for flagellar assembly.) codes for MSKSAYIKIGFLLLTLLLPGWLNAQELTLFSLKSTEEGQDYNVKLQILLVMTLLSLIPALLMVLTSFTRIIIVLAILRQAMGLQQSPPNRVLIGIALMLTVLIMRPVWQDVYHNAYIPFQEETIGLEEALLKAEVPLRAFMLKQTRESELHQVLLIANEPTTLSAAEIPFEVLMPAFVLSELTTAFQIGFMLFIPFLIIDLVVASILMSMGMMMLSPLIISLPFKLMIFVLADGWAMLAGTLAATFGMLP; via the coding sequence ATGAGCAAAAGCGCATACATTAAAATAGGCTTTTTGTTATTGACTTTGCTGTTGCCGGGTTGGTTAAATGCGCAAGAATTAACGTTATTTTCTTTAAAGTCGACAGAGGAAGGTCAAGATTATAACGTAAAGTTACAAATTCTATTAGTAATGACTCTGTTGAGCTTAATTCCTGCGTTACTGATGGTACTTACTTCGTTTACTCGAATTATTATTGTGTTAGCTATTTTGCGTCAAGCGATGGGCTTACAACAAAGCCCACCTAATCGCGTATTGATTGGTATTGCGTTAATGCTGACTGTGTTGATAATGCGGCCTGTTTGGCAAGATGTTTATCATAATGCCTACATACCATTTCAAGAAGAAACTATTGGCCTTGAAGAGGCGTTACTTAAGGCTGAGGTACCACTTAGAGCATTTATGCTTAAACAAACGCGTGAAAGTGAATTGCATCAGGTATTACTTATTGCAAATGAACCCACTACGTTGAGTGCAGCAGAGATACCTTTTGAAGTGCTTATGCCTGCGTTTGTATTAAGTGAATTAACAACCGCCTTTCAAATAGGGTTTATGTTATTTATTCCTTTTTTGATTATAGATTTGGTGGTTGCGAGTATCTTGATGTCAATGGGGATGATGATGCTATCACCGTTAATTATTAGTCTGCCCTTTAAGTTAATGATATTTGTATTAGCGGATGGTTGGGCAATGTTGGCTGGAACGCTAGCAGCGACTTTTGGTATGTTACCATGA
- a CDS encoding flagellar hook-basal body complex protein FliE: MSPIESQRLMLGKMTDMQQIATDRIMPADITADRIMSTEINTQFYGSSDSISGDFKTVVRSINEQQNISGQMMAAVDTGRSDDVVGAMVASQKASLSFSMLMEIRNKVLNGVDDVMRMSL; the protein is encoded by the coding sequence ATGTCACCAATTGAAAGCCAAAGATTAATGCTGGGTAAAATGACTGATATGCAGCAAATTGCGACTGATCGTATTATGCCTGCTGATATTACTGCAGATCGAATTATGTCTACTGAGATTAATACGCAGTTTTATGGAAGTAGTGATTCTATTAGTGGAGATTTTAAAACGGTTGTGCGCTCTATTAATGAGCAGCAAAATATTTCAGGCCAAATGATGGCTGCTGTTGATACTGGGCGTAGTGATGACGTCGTAGGTGCAATGGTTGCAAGTCAAAAAGCTAGCTTGAGTTTTTCTATGTTAATGGAAATTCGAAATAAAGTGTTAAATGGCGTTGACGATGTCATGCGCATGTCGCTGTAA